A stretch of the Teretinema zuelzerae genome encodes the following:
- a CDS encoding MBL fold metallo-hydrolase, with product MEIQVIVENTSDNNKVKGRHGLSLLITTNNTSLLYDFGPLNSLQQNAKYLGVQLHNVDIAVLSHNHIDHGGDINNFCLINKKALIHVNTDLSEKLYTKIMSFLYFPVGIKLNSKYRNRIVVHNNSEKILDYIHLVKLSKYKNKSNLNKDLYIKKNGKYRNDDFQHESAIVIEEDQELFVLCACSHHGVSKILEDVKHNFPNRKIKAFIGGFHMCNPVNKKNEKEEIIREEIEAIKKYDTNLYTGHCTGSFAFGLFTEELGNKVHKLSTGMRIEI from the coding sequence ATGGAAATACAAGTAATTGTTGAAAATACAAGTGATAATAATAAAGTTAAAGGTCGCCATGGATTATCACTTTTAATTACTACAAACAATACTTCGTTATTATATGATTTTGGTCCATTAAATAGTTTACAGCAAAATGCCAAATATTTAGGAGTACAGTTACATAATGTAGATATAGCTGTATTATCTCATAATCATATCGATCATGGTGGTGATATCAATAATTTTTGTTTAATAAACAAAAAGGCTTTAATACATGTGAACACAGACTTATCTGAAAAGTTATACACCAAAATAATGTCATTTCTATATTTTCCTGTTGGGATTAAATTAAATAGTAAATATAGAAATCGAATAGTAGTTCATAATAATTCAGAAAAAATACTTGATTACATACATTTAGTAAAACTATCAAAATATAAAAACAAATCAAATTTAAACAAAGATCTTTATATCAAAAAGAATGGAAAATATAGAAATGATGATTTTCAACATGAATCCGCAATTGTTATAGAAGAGGATCAAGAGCTTTTTGTGTTATGTGCATGTTCACATCATGGTGTTAGCAAAATATTAGAGGATGTTAAACATAACTTTCCAAATCGAAAAATAAAAGCATTTATTGGTGGATTTCATATGTGTAATCCGGTTAATAAAAAAAATGAGAAAGAAGAAATAATTAGAGAAGAAATTGAAGCGATAAAAAAATACGATACAAATTTATATACTGGGCATTGTACGGGTAGTTTTGCATTTGGTTTATTTACGGAGGAACTTGGCAATAAAGTTCATAAATTGAGTACAGGAATGAGAATAGAAATATGA
- a CDS encoding DUF6364 family protein: MSKKLTLNIDDELITFAHSYSQQNGLSISKLFEQYLNRLRSTDQNQELNSKTTTLYGLFQDSPIPDKKLLRTEFHEKDSH; the protein is encoded by the coding sequence ATGTCTAAAAAATTAACATTGAACATTGATGATGAATTGATTACTTTTGCTCATTCCTATTCTCAACAAAATGGTTTGTCTATTTCTAAGCTGTTCGAGCAGTATCTTAATCGTTTACGATCAACTGATCAAAACCAAGAACTAAATTCTAAAACGACTACTTTATATGGTCTTTTCCAAGACTCACCTATTCCAGATAAAAAACTATTAAGGACAGAATTTCATGAAAAAGATTCTCATTGA
- a CDS encoding PIN domain-containing protein: MKKILIDLNIILDFLNKRNFHVEAAQVINMCVEKKISGYICAHEVTTLSYFLLKDQKDKTKVINTITALLDIFNIIPIDETILRDSLISPISDYEDAVIEVSSMKSNIDYIISRNISDFKSSRIPTYTPEQFLIL, translated from the coding sequence ATGAAAAAGATTCTCATTGATTTAAATATCATTCTTGATTTTTTGAATAAAAGAAATTTCCATGTAGAAGCAGCTCAAGTTATTAATATGTGTGTAGAAAAGAAAATATCTGGCTACATCTGTGCTCATGAAGTAACAACGTTATCATATTTTCTACTAAAGGATCAAAAAGATAAAACAAAAGTAATAAATACAATTACAGCATTACTAGATATATTCAATATAATTCCAATTGATGAAACTATTTTGCGGGATTCATTAATATCACCAATTTCTGATTACGAAGATGCAGTTATTGAAGTGAGTTCAATGAAATCAAATATTGACTACATTATTTCACGTAATATTTCTGACTTTAAATCTTCTCGTATTCCAACGTATACACCAGAACAATTTTTAATTCTTTAA